ATCCATTGAGAAGAAGGCAACAGTATAATTAAGTCGTTAATCATTATTAATTAGCATTGTTTTTGGCTAATTAATTAGCGTTATTAGTCGTTGTTAAATGACCTTACTTACTTACTGGAGTAGTCTAATTTTTTCTGGGTCCCACTTTACTTCCAAGAGTGTGAAATCACCTGCGGCTGGTCCTACTATACCATAAAGTCAAAACCGGACCGGTTCAGTTCTGTAAATGTTGAATTCTAAGCAATGGATTTAAGTATTTAACCGAACCGACTCTTTAAAAAATTGCTGTTCGACAagtttatacaattattactGTTCAATTCTTCATTTGgcattatatgatatatcgATTTAGTTGTGACTTTTGagcatgtgtttttttttctgattctaaagttgttttggaaaagattgtttgttttcatttgaCATTATATAGTTAAGCATGTTCTGTTATCTGTATACAAATCATCGTGCTTGTGGTTTTGGGATTATGTGAAGTAATACAGCAAAGATGCgtaatttattttaagtatCAAAATTATTCTCTTATCCACATTGTATATagtcaaaatatatattacagaCTGAATTAAACAGACTTAATAATAGGCAAAATGTACATATATTTGCATTAGAAGATTTcaatatatgtgttttttttctttcagaaaGGTCATTTGACTCATAAGTTATAACAGCTAGCTTATATAGTCCTTAGTCCTTACTcatgaaaaaagaataatttgttttgttatttgggGTCTACTACTAACATTAGAAGCAGACGTGggatttaatttgatttattaaaattgTGGTGGGTAATATTTAGACTGAATCTATGAAATCGATAGCTTGTAACCTTACTCACTctcaatttaattatattagttttgtttctcatcACGACTGAGACGTGTAACGAATATATCGACTGATCAACCActagttattaatttaaacgactttaatttgtattaatatcaTATCTTAATGACTTGAGTAGAAGAATAATAGAATAAGCATAGAAAACATTGACCAAATCCTTGTGTACGATACAATCATGTATTATATAcagatttatttgttactaGTAAATATGATTAGAACTTGCATTAGACAATGGTCAAGTTTGTTGATGTTTCCAGTTATGGAGAAGCCATAATTTGAGTAGCATTAGACATTGattaatcaagaaaagaaaaataatatcatctaCTAGTGTCAACACTACAGACGCAGCGAGCGAGCAATTATAGACGCAGTATCTAAACGCTGATCGGTGTACGAATTTGCGGTTCATTTCAACGCTTGGCAAAATTCACAACGTGGAAGACATTGCGAGTTTACGACAAACTAGTGGGGTTGTTTTAAGTAAACTAAAACTTGTAGGGgttttctcaaaaataaaataaaataacttgTAGGGGtcacaaatgaaaaataaaaagtattgAATATCCTACGTggcatttgtttttttcatctcCTACGTGGCATTacgaaatgaagaaaaaactgaTCTGACGGATCTGCTTAACCAGTTGAAGATAACGTTAGTAAGGAAGATATCCAGACCAAAGCCACACAACATTAGCCACGTGTCATAACCACAATCACTTACCGGATCTTCTCTCCCTCGTATTTGAAGCCACACAACATGAACATTAGGGTGAGAAGAGATCGAGAGAAGAATAGTTTGATCATCTTGTGAGAAAAATAATGGCTGCTTCAGTGATGCTATCTTCGGTGACATTGAAACCAGCTGGTTTCACGGTGGAGAAGACGGCGGCTAGAGGATTACCGTCGCTCACAAGAGCTCGTCCCTCCTTCAAAATTGTCGCCAGTGGCGTCAAGAAGATCAAGACCGACAAGCCCTTCGGTTcgtttatattattattacacaGACTTTTACAACATATACACGTTACCGTTCATGTATAGCTTATTTCCGTTAATCGATGTGTGTGTAGGAATTAACGGCAGCATGGACTTGAGGGACGGCGTCGACGCCTCCGGCAGAAAGGGCAAGGTTTGTAGTAACTGAAAACGGTGTTGTTTAATatcctttttaataataatttggtGGGTTCTCTAAACAATGACGTATAATCGCAGGGATACGGTGTTTACAAGTACGTCGACAAGTATGGAGCTAACGTCGATGGATACAGGTGAATTAGAATTATCATCCTCCATAACATTTTTTGTAGATAAGAAAGAACCATGGATTACGTAGTAGATGATTGATTTTTAATGTTTGGGTTGCAGTCCTATTTACAACGAGAACGAGTGGTCAGCGAGTGGTGACGTGTACAAGGGAGGAGTCACCGGATTGGCAATTTGGGCGGTAACTCTCGCCGGAATTCTTGCCGGAGGTGCTCTTCTTGTGTACAACACAAGTGCTTTGGCTCAGTAAATCTTAAAGTTGTTAGCGCATGTGTAATCATGTTTCTATAAATGTTTCTGtgttgttctctttctctctaatgTTGTAAAACTCAGACATACTTTGAATTTATAAGACTTCTagtgtttgtatatatattcatctTCCTATCCTTTATGATTTCCATGCACAAGAATGGTTTCGGATTTAAGACTGAACCAtatgagtgtttttttttaattgatgaaaCTTGAAACAAGAGGTGAACATGATGAGAGAAAATCAAGTGTTGTACATCCATAGATCCGAAAGTCTCAAGCTTAAGTGTTATGTCATTGGAAATCGTCAAgcgagtcttcttcttcttcttcgcgaTGTGAAGCCGAGGAAGAGCTGCTGCTCATCAAAGGAGTTGATCGATGAACTTCTCCATCTAACATCAACAATCTCACTTTCTGCAACACCATTGCCAACGTAAGGAGGACGAAttgatgcaaaaaaaattacgttCTTGTTAAAAGGATGGATTTTTGCAATCTTCAGAGATGGGTTAAGATTAAGAATAGAGGAAGCAAACCTTCTCAATTTCGTCTTGAAGAGCAGGGTTTTCCCTTAAGTGCTGCAGtgctttctctcttccttgcccGAGCCTGAAAACAGAGACCCAAAACACAACCATATCTCATACTCTGTACCCACTTCTATAACATAATCAAAAGTCTTCAGGAATTATGAGTTTTCAATGTAGAATCCAAACCTTTGGTCTTCGTAGCTGTACCAGGAACCTTTCTTGACCACAACTTCCATAATTTCAGCACAATCAAGAACGCATCCCTACAAATTTAGGTTTTTAGTTAAAATGTAAGGAAAAACGTTTATGCATTGTTAGAGATTGTTCAGCCACGGATGCGTACCAGTTTACTGACTCCTTCCCCAAACATAATCTCAAACTCTGCTTGCTTATACGGTCTTGAAACCTGCAAATAGAAAAGGGATAGACAAAATCACttttatatctaaaataaTGTGACATGGTATAAGAACATGTTTTGCCTTGATACTAACCTTGCTCTTCTGCACTCTTACACGAGCCCGAAGACCAATATCTTCATCCCCTTTGCTCTTTAAATAAGTAAGGAGTTGAGAAATGAGTTCAGctttcaaagaacaaaaccacACATAAATAAGTACAAAACTAATAGAACTTTTCTCCTTACAGATTTGATCTTCCCAGCAGAACGAATTTCTAGACGGACCGACGCGAAGAACTTTAACGCAATTCCTCCGCTAGTCACCTCTGGATTCCCATAGTACACACCAATCTTAATAGCATAAGAGAAAACACTGTCAGTTCAAGGACACAACATGCTTACATACAAAATTAAACTCTTCAAAATGGAATACATCAAAGGTGAGTGTTTAGTCATAATTTTTACCTTGTATCTTATTTGGTTTAGGAAAATAAGAGTACACCCAGCTTTAGAGGCGTTTCCTGACATTTTACGAAGAGCTTGACTCATAAGACGAGCTTGCAAACCCATTTGCTGCATTCCAATCTCACCCTACGCACGAAACGGGAGAGGAAACAAATTAACCTCAGGTGATTCATACAATAAAGAAAGTAGATGTGCAAAAGAGAAAGTATCATACTTCAATCTCAGCTCGTGGAGTAAGTGCTGAAACAGAATCAACACATATAAGGTCAACCGCACCTGAGCGACACATACGGTCTGCAGCTGTGGTGAGTAATAATAACAACATATTAGTTTCACAGGCACACACTTTACATGACAATTACTATCATAAGACGAGATTTAAGAATGTTGGATTACTTTCTAAAGCCATCTCGCCATTATCTGGCTGGCACACTATCAAATTTTCTACATCAACACCTAATGCTTTAGAATACGCTGGATCAAAGGCATGCTCTGCATCAACAAGCATTGCATTGCCTCCAAGCTTCTGCACAGTCAGTAAACTATATTTCAGGAACATACCGTGATGATGTAAAGATTCGGATCATCTAATCTTAGTAGTTGACAAGAAAGATACCTGCACTTCAGCAATAGCATGGAGTGCTAGCGTGGTCTTGCCACTACTTTCTGGTCCATATATCTGCAATATCAAAGTTCAAATCGGTGAGACCACAGTTGCCAATTTTATATGATCAAAAATTCTGGAGTTTGTTTTAAAGCAAGTTCATACTTCGACTACCCGACCCTTTGGTAGGCCTCCACCTAAAGCAAGATCAAGAGTCAAAATACCACTCGAAAAGGTCTCCCTGCAATACAAACATACacaattatttttacaaaaaaataaatatcacatGGTGGAATCAAGATGTGTAGTGCCATGGTATTGGACTTGTTCCACTACAAACGCTCTTGAAGAGTGGAACGAATAAAGAACAACTATCTACAGAGAAAATAATCATGAAGAAACTTGTTCCACTACAAACGCCCTTGAAGAGTGGAACGAATAAAGAACAACTATCTACAAAGAGAATaatcatgaagaagagattctCACACTAATGCTCCACCAGCACTCCCCAATCTTGTTACACTTCCTTTACCAAATGAACTGTTAATGTCATTCATAGCTGCCTCTAAAGCCTTTTGCTGCaaacaaaccaagaaaacaaaagttagtGAGACAAAGAACTCACCTCCAAGCTTAatgagagaaatgaaaatccTTTTCTTTATGAGAGAAAGAATTCAGACAAGACAAGACTCAGAACAAAGTAACCGGTGACCAAAAGAAGCGCAAGAAACAGCTCAATGAGAGATGAAACTTGTCAAAATTCGTTCTTTGATACATAGACTACTACCATATAGTGCTCCAGCTAATAATGTACACTGGTCAAACAAGACAAGCCATACTCGAAATGAAGACACAAATATGATTAGACGCAGATGGATATAACCATCTGTGAGTGACCCGTAACTAAAGCTCAGAAATTTGAGACATAATTTTCGAGCCAATGTAGTAAAATGTGAGTAGCCTTGCAATACGTTCAGAATTTCAGCTTAAAACGATTCCAAGTCTAATTCCAATGAATTGAGACCTAAAAAATGAGCTATGAGAGACACAGGTACAGTgaatgaaagagagagggaTTAAGAAGAACTTACGCGGTCGAGGAAGCGGGAATCAGCGTCGGGAGAGAGAGCGCCGTTGATTCTGTCATC
This sequence is a window from Arabidopsis thaliana chromosome 1 sequence. Protein-coding genes within it:
- the PSBR gene encoding photosystem II subunit R (photosystem II subunit R (PSBR); FUNCTIONS IN: molecular_function unknown; INVOLVED IN: photosystem II oxygen evolving complex assembly, photosynthesis, response to light intensity; LOCATED IN: thylakoid, chloroplast thylakoid membrane, chloroplast, photosystem II; EXPRESSED IN: 25 plant structures; EXPRESSED DURING: 14 growth stages; CONTAINS InterPro DOMAIN/s: Photosystem II protein PsbR (InterPro:IPR006814); Has 134 Blast hits to 134 proteins in 52 species: Archae - 0; Bacteria - 0; Metazoa - 2; Fungi - 0; Plants - 129; Viruses - 0; Other Eukaryotes - 3 (source: NCBI BLink).), which gives rise to MAASVMLSSVTLKPAGFTVEKTAARGLPSLTRARPSFKIVASGVKKIKTDKPFGINGSMDLRDGVDASGRKGKGYGVYKYVDKYGANVDGYSPIYNENEWSASGDVYKGGVTGLAIWAVTLAGILAGGALLVYNTSALAQ
- the RECA1 gene encoding recA DNA recombination family protein (recA DNA recombination family protein; FUNCTIONS IN: in 6 functions; INVOLVED IN: DNA repair, SOS response, DNA recombination, DNA metabolic process; LOCATED IN: chloroplast; EXPRESSED IN: 22 plant structures; EXPRESSED DURING: 13 growth stages; CONTAINS InterPro DOMAIN/s: DNA recombination/repair protein RecA/RadB, ATP-binding domain (InterPro:IPR020588), ATPase, AAA+ type, core (InterPro:IPR003593), DNA recombination/repair protein RecA, conserved site (InterPro:IPR020584), DNA recombination and repair protein RecA (InterPro:IPR013765), DNA recombination/repair protein RecA, monomer-monomer interface (InterPro:IPR020587); BEST Arabidopsis thaliana protein match is: recA DNA recombination family protein (TAIR:AT2G19490.1); Has 30201 Blast hits to 17322 proteins in 780 species: Archae - 12; Bacteria - 1396; Metazoa - 17338; Fungi - 3422; Plants - 5037; Viruses - 0; Other Eukaryotes - 2996 (source: NCBI BLink).) — translated: MDSQLVLSLKLNPSFTPLSPLFPFTPCSSFSPSLRFSSCYSRRLYSPVTVYAAKKLSHKISSEFDDRINGALSPDADSRFLDRQKALEAAMNDINSSFGKGSVTRLGSAGGALVETFSSGILTLDLALGGGLPKGRVVEIYGPESSGKTTLALHAIAEVQKLGGNAMLVDAEHAFDPAYSKALGVDVENLIVCQPDNGEMALETADRMCRSGAVDLICVDSVSALTPRAEIEGEIGMQQMGLQARLMSQALRKMSGNASKAGCTLIFLNQIRYKIGVYYGNPEVTSGGIALKFFASVRLEIRSAGKIKSSKGDEDIGLRARVRVQKSKVSRPYKQAEFEIMFGEGVSKLGCVLDCAEIMEVVVKKGSWYSYEDQRLGQGREKALQHLRENPALQDEIEKKVRLLMLDGEVHRSTPLMSSSSSSASHREEEEEDSLDDFQ
- the RECA1 gene encoding recA DNA recombination family protein (recA DNA recombination family protein; FUNCTIONS IN: in 6 functions; INVOLVED IN: DNA repair, SOS response, DNA recombination, DNA metabolic process; LOCATED IN: chloroplast; EXPRESSED IN: 22 plant structures; EXPRESSED DURING: 13 growth stages; CONTAINS InterPro DOMAIN/s: DNA recombination/repair protein RecA/RadB, ATP-binding domain (InterPro:IPR020588), ATPase, AAA+ type, core (InterPro:IPR003593), DNA recombination/repair protein RecA, conserved site (InterPro:IPR020584), DNA recombination and repair protein RecA (InterPro:IPR013765), DNA recombination/repair protein RecA, monomer-monomer interface (InterPro:IPR020587); BEST Arabidopsis thaliana protein match is: recA DNA recombination family protein (TAIR:AT2G19490.1); Has 19704 Blast hits to 19632 proteins in 5647 species: Archae - 493; Bacteria - 14777; Metazoa - 222; Fungi - 191; Plants - 243; Viruses - 74; Other Eukaryotes - 3704 (source: NCBI BLink).), with the protein product MDSQLVLSLKLNPSFTPLSPLFPFTPCSSFSPSLRFSSCYSRRLYSPVTVYAAKKLSHKISSEFDDRINGALSPDADSRFLDRQKALEAAMNDINSSFGKGSVTRLGSAGGALVETFSSGILTLDLALGGGLPKGRVVEIYGPESSGKTTLALHAIAEVQKLGGNAMLVDAEHAFDPAYSKALGVDVENLIVCQPDNGEMALETADRMCRSGAVDLICVDSVSALTPRAEIEGEIGMQQMGLQARLMSQALRKMSGNASKAGCTLIFLNQIRYKIGVYYGNPEVTSGGIALKFFASVRLEIRSAGKIKSSKGDEDIGLRARVRVQKSKVSRPYKQEERKHCST